The stretch of DNA CCCGCGCCCGCGCCGACGACCGCGGGGATGCCAAGCGAGCGAGCGAAGATGGCGGCGTGTGAGGTGCGCCCGCCTTCGACGGTGGCGAAGCCCGCGACCCGCGAGGGGTCGAGCTGGGCCGTGTCGCTCGGCGTGAGGCGCTCTGCGAGGAGAATCGTTCCCGCGGGGAGCGCAGAGAGGTCGATGCGCTCGCTCCCGGCGAGGATGCGCACCAGTCGGTTGCGAACGTCGCGCAGGTCGTCTGCGCGCTCTGCCATCATCCCGTCCATCGACTCGAACTGTGCGATGGGGTCTGCGAACGCCTCGCGGACGGCGGCGGTCGCAGCGAGGCCGTCGTCGATACCGTCCTCGACGCTGGCTTCGATTTGCGGGTCTGCGAGGAACTGGAGGTGGGCGTCGAACACGCCTGCTTCGTCCTCACCGACCAGGTCGCGGGTTCGTTCGCGCTCTGCTTCGATTTCTTCACGAGCGGTCTCCTTTGCGTCCTCGAAGTTGGCACGCTCCTCTTCGGGCGTCCCGGCGTCGGTCGTCTCGGGGAGGCTCTCGTCTGGGCGATACCAGCGGACAGTTCCGACATCGGAAAGCGGCGTCGCGCCGGTTCCAGTGACGGTTCGAGACATCTGTTCAGGCACTGTCTTCGGGGGTTGTAAGGATTGCTTCGAGCGCGTCGAGGGCGGCTTCTGCGTCCGCGCCCTCGGCGGTGAGCACCACGTCGTCGCCGGAGGCAACGCCGAGGCTCGTCACCGCGAGCATGCTCTGGGCGTTGACCGCATCGCCGTCTGCGGGGGCAATCGTAATCTCCGAGTCGTACTCTCCCGCGGCCTCGACGAAGCTCGCGGCGGGGCGGGCGTGGAGGCCGTCTTCGGGGACGACGGTGACGGTGCGCTCCATTACGCCACCGCCTCCTTGAGCGTCTCGCGGACGGTCGCCTCTGTCTCTGCGTCGTACAGCGATTCGCGCACTTCCTCGTGCATGAGCGCCCGAGAGAGCGAACTCAGAATCTGGAGGTGGTCGTCGCTGCCCTCGGCCGGGACGAGAATCATGAAGATGAGGTGGGCCGGTTCGTCGTCCATCGCGCCGAAGTCGATTCCCGCCTCAGAGCGGGTAAAGGCGACGAGAGGCTCGTCTACGGCGTCGGTTTTCGCGTGGGGGATGCCGATGCCCATGCCGACGCCGGTCGTCGTCTGTTCTTCGCGTTCGAGGAGGGCTGTGAGGGCTGCATCGCGGTCGGTTACGCGGCCGCCGGAGACCGCGAGGTCGAGGAGGTATTCGATGCATGCGCGCTTCTCTGTCGGGGCTCCGGAAAGCGAGATGTGCGTCTCCGGAAGCAGGGTGTCAATGGTTTCTGAGTGCATTGTTGATGAAAAGGTGGACGCGTTCTGTGTGTGCTCAATCGGACGATTGTGATGTAGTTCCTGTGGCAGACTCGCCAACAGTTGCCTTGAGGCCGGTTGCCATGCCCGCGGTCACGAGCGAGCCAAGCAGGACACAGCCGATGAACAGCAGGGGTTGGTTCGAGAGCGGGACGACGAAGAT from Haladaptatus sp. ZSTT2 encodes:
- a CDS encoding HPr family phosphocarrier protein, yielding MERTVTVVPEDGLHARPAASFVEAAGEYDSEITIAPADGDAVNAQSMLAVTSLGVASGDDVVLTAEGADAEAALDALEAILTTPEDSA
- a CDS encoding PTS sugar transporter subunit IIA, with the translated sequence MHSETIDTLLPETHISLSGAPTEKRACIEYLLDLAVSGGRVTDRDAALTALLEREEQTTTGVGMGIGIPHAKTDAVDEPLVAFTRSEAGIDFGAMDDEPAHLIFMILVPAEGSDDHLQILSSLSRALMHEEVRESLYDAETEATVRETLKEAVA